One region of Synechococcus elongatus PCC 11801 genomic DNA includes:
- the rpsG gene encoding 30S ribosomal protein S7, which yields MSRRTSAQKRSVNPDPKFNSRLASMMVARLMNSGKKSLAFRILYSAFDLIQERTGNDPLELFEQAVRNATPLVEVRARRVGGATYQVPMEVRSERGTAMALRWLVQYSRQRPGKSMAIKLANELMDAANETGSSVRKREETHKMAEANKAFAHYRY from the coding sequence ATGTCCCGTCGTACCTCTGCCCAAAAGCGTTCGGTCAATCCCGACCCGAAGTTCAACAGCCGCTTGGCCTCCATGATGGTGGCTCGCCTGATGAACTCGGGCAAAAAGTCACTGGCCTTCCGCATCCTCTACTCTGCTTTTGACCTGATCCAAGAGCGGACGGGCAACGATCCCCTTGAGTTGTTCGAGCAAGCTGTTCGTAATGCCACTCCTCTGGTGGAAGTGCGGGCGCGTCGGGTGGGTGGTGCGACCTACCAAGTGCCGATGGAAGTCCGGTCAGAACGGGGTACGGCAATGGCCCTGCGTTGGTTGGTTCAATACTCGCGTCAGCGTCCTGGTAAGTCCATGGCTATCAAGCTCGCCAATGAGCTGATGGATGCGGCTAACGAAACTGGTAGCTCGGTTCGTAAGCGCGAAGAAACCCACAAAATGGCAGAAGCAAACAAAGCTTTTGCTCACTACCGCTACTAG
- the tuf gene encoding elongation factor Tu — translation MARAKFERTKPHANIGTIGHVDHGKTTLTAAITTVLAKAGMAKARAYADIDAAPEEKARGITINTAHVEYETGNRHYAHVDCPGHADYVKNMITGAAQMDGAILVVSAADGPMPQTREHILLAKQVGVPNIVVFLNKEDMVDDAELLELVELEVRELLSSYDFPGDDIPIVAGSALQALEAIQGGASGQKGDNPWVDKILKLMEEVDAYIPTPEREVDRPFLMAVEDVFTITGRGTVATGRIERGSVKVGETIEIVGLRDTRSTTVTGVEMFQKTLDEGLAGDNVGLLLRGIQKTDIERGMVLAKPGSITPHTKFESEVYVLKKEEGGRHTPFFPGYRPQFYVRTTDVTGAISDFTADDGSAAEMVIPGDRIKMTVELINPIAIEQGMRFAIREGGRTIGAGVVSKILQ, via the coding sequence ATGGCACGCGCTAAGTTTGAACGCACCAAACCCCACGCCAACATCGGGACCATCGGTCACGTTGACCACGGCAAAACCACGCTGACGGCAGCGATCACCACTGTGTTGGCGAAAGCTGGCATGGCCAAAGCTCGCGCTTATGCAGATATCGACGCAGCTCCTGAAGAAAAAGCTCGTGGTATCACGATCAACACCGCTCACGTTGAATACGAAACCGGCAACCGCCACTATGCTCACGTTGACTGTCCGGGTCACGCTGACTACGTGAAAAACATGATCACGGGTGCTGCGCAGATGGATGGCGCCATCCTCGTGGTTTCGGCGGCTGACGGCCCCATGCCCCAAACCCGTGAGCACATCCTGCTGGCGAAACAGGTCGGCGTTCCTAACATCGTTGTTTTCTTGAACAAAGAAGACATGGTGGATGACGCTGAACTGCTGGAACTGGTGGAACTGGAAGTGCGTGAGCTGCTGAGCTCCTATGACTTCCCCGGTGATGACATCCCCATCGTTGCGGGTTCGGCACTGCAAGCTTTGGAAGCTATCCAAGGTGGCGCTTCCGGCCAGAAAGGTGACAACCCCTGGGTTGACAAGATCCTGAAGCTGATGGAAGAAGTCGACGCCTACATCCCCACCCCTGAGCGGGAAGTCGATCGCCCCTTCCTGATGGCGGTTGAAGACGTCTTCACGATTACCGGTCGTGGCACTGTGGCTACCGGCCGGATCGAGCGTGGTAGCGTCAAAGTCGGCGAAACGATCGAAATCGTCGGTCTGCGCGACACCCGTAGCACCACCGTCACCGGTGTGGAAATGTTCCAAAAGACCCTCGACGAAGGTCTGGCTGGCGACAACGTGGGTCTGCTGCTGCGCGGTATCCAAAAAACCGACATCGAGCGCGGTATGGTCTTGGCCAAACCTGGTTCGATCACGCCTCACACCAAGTTTGAGTCTGAGGTTTACGTGCTCAAGAAAGAAGAAGGTGGTCGTCACACCCCGTTCTTCCCGGGCTATCGTCCTCAGTTCTACGTGCGGACAACCGACGTGACCGGCGCGATCTCGGACTTCACCGCTGACGACGGTTCGGCAGCTGAAATGGTGATCCCGGGCGATCGCATCAAGATGACGGTTGAGCTGATCAACCCGATCGCGATTGAGCAAGGCATGCGCTTTGCAATCCGTGAAGGCGGCCGCACCATCGGTGCTGGTGTCGTTTCCAAAATCCTCCAGTAG
- a CDS encoding phosphomannose isomerase type II C-terminal cupin domain, with protein sequence MKVGDREQRPWGQFEILDQGNGYQVKRLEVLPRQELSLQRHQQRREHWLVVQGVAQVQLGDLTLSLTVGQSLDIAIGQWHRLGNREAGPLILIEVQIGPYLGEDDIERRTDNYGRCLSPS encoded by the coding sequence ATGAAGGTTGGCGATCGCGAACAGCGCCCTTGGGGGCAGTTTGAAATTCTTGATCAGGGCAACGGCTACCAAGTCAAACGCCTAGAGGTGCTACCGAGGCAGGAATTGAGTCTGCAACGTCACCAGCAGCGGCGGGAGCATTGGCTGGTGGTACAGGGGGTTGCCCAAGTTCAGCTGGGCGATCTGACGCTGTCTCTGACCGTGGGTCAATCCCTAGACATTGCGATTGGACAGTGGCATCGTCTCGGCAATCGTGAGGCAGGGCCTCTGATTTTGATCGAGGTGCAAATCGGTCCCTATCTCGGAGAAGATGATATTGAACGTCGAACCGATAACTACGGGCGCTGCCTCTCGCCTTCCTAG
- the gltB gene encoding glutamate synthase large subunit, translating into MNQYSVHSSSHPTYQGPRWLVEERDACGVGFVADQQGRASHDLVEKSLQALSCMEHRGGCSADADSGDGAGLMTAIPTELLKTWLGAAAPADLSSVGLGMVFLPQHGAEATIARQLIEQIVAEENLQFLGWRLVPTRPEVLGQQARANLPRIEQCFVASAQLRGDELERQLYLVRKRVETAVQAALGAASEDFYICSLSSRTVVYKGMVRSEVLGQFYTDLTNPAYASNFGVYHRRFSTNTMPKWPLAQPMRFLGHNGEINTLLGNINWMMARQADLQHPAWGDRIGDLLPVVDLNRSDSANLDNALELLVNSGRTPQEALMVMVPEAYKNQPELANHPEIVDFYEFYSGLQEPWDGPALLVFSDGKKVGACLDRNGLRPARYSITADGYIVFASEAGVVDLPVETIIEKGRLGPGQMIEVDLETKEVVKNWEIKKRIASQQPYGQWLQERQVLASQDFAEDRSLGEFDLLRLQTGFGYTAEDVDMVIEAMASDGKEPTFCMGDDIPLAVLSSKARLLYDYFKQRFAQVTNPAIDPLRESLVMSLSMTLGARDNLLQVGPESARLLKLDSPVLNEAELAQVKQSSLKAAELSTLYAIEQGPDGLQAAIAALCEQAEQAVQAGHQILILSDRAGEGLAPQISYIPPLLAVGSVHHHLIRKGLRMKASLVVETAQCWSTHHFACLIGYGASAVCPWLALETVRHWWHAPKTQSLMERGKIAQVSLAGAQENFRKAVEAGLLKILSKMGISLLPSYHGAQIFEAIGLSMEVVDLAFRGTTSRLGGLTLADVAHEVMSFHSRAFPELNQKKLENFGFVQYRPGGEYHMNSPEMSKALHKAVAAGKNYDHFEVYRKYLEERPVTALRDLLQFVSDRPSIPLEEVESVELIVERFCTGGMSLGALSREAHETLAIAMNRLGGKSNSGEGGEDPVRYKVLGDVDADGNSPTLPHLHGLRNGDTASSAIKQIASGRFGVTPEYLMSADQLEIKVSQGAKPGEGGQLPGKKVSPYIAFLRNSKPGVSLISPPPHHDIYSIEDLAQLIFDLHQINPKAQVSVKLVAEIGIGTVAAGVAKANADIIQVSGHDGGTGASPLSSIKHAGGPWELGLTEVHRVLMENQLRQRVLLRVDGGLKTGWDVVMAALMGAEEFGFGSIAMIAEGCIMARVCHTNNCPVGVATQQEQLRKRFTGIPEHVVNFFILIAEEVRSILSKLGYRSLTELTGRTDLLAPRPDLKLTKTTALNLDCLIKLPDSRSDRSWLVHDDVHSNGPVLDDQLLTNPALTAAIANQGSVSIDQAIVNTDRSVGARLAGSIAQRYGNYGFEGQITLNFSGSAGQSFGAFNISGVSLNLVGEANDYVGKGMNGGEIIVRPEAGVRFDPSQSSIIGNTCLYGATGGSLFANGRAGERFGVRNSKAQAVVEGTGDHCCEYMTGGTIVVLGPCGRNVGAGMTGGLAYFLDEDEQFPSKVNPEIVKLQRVSTTAGEQQLKQLITAHADKTGSPKAQQILQNWDQFLPQFWQVVPPSEADTPEVNPAVASKELTAV; encoded by the coding sequence ATGAATCAGTATTCTGTTCACTCGTCTTCTCACCCGACTTATCAAGGCCCACGCTGGCTTGTTGAAGAGCGTGATGCCTGCGGCGTTGGCTTTGTTGCCGACCAGCAGGGGCGTGCCAGCCATGACTTAGTTGAGAAGTCTTTGCAGGCCTTGAGCTGCATGGAACATCGCGGCGGCTGCAGTGCAGATGCTGACTCCGGGGATGGTGCTGGTCTGATGACGGCGATCCCGACTGAGCTACTGAAAACGTGGCTCGGTGCTGCGGCTCCGGCGGACCTGTCGAGCGTTGGCCTGGGGATGGTTTTTCTGCCCCAGCACGGTGCTGAAGCCACGATCGCCCGGCAACTGATTGAGCAGATTGTTGCTGAGGAAAACCTGCAGTTTTTGGGCTGGCGCTTGGTGCCCACCCGTCCCGAAGTTTTGGGTCAACAGGCGCGAGCAAACCTGCCTCGGATTGAGCAGTGCTTTGTCGCCAGCGCACAGCTGCGGGGCGATGAACTGGAACGGCAGCTCTATCTCGTCCGCAAGCGGGTTGAAACTGCAGTCCAAGCCGCCCTCGGTGCAGCAAGCGAAGACTTCTACATCTGCTCGCTCTCCAGCCGCACCGTTGTCTACAAAGGCATGGTCCGATCGGAGGTGCTCGGTCAGTTCTATACCGACCTAACCAATCCGGCCTACGCCAGTAACTTTGGGGTCTACCACCGCCGCTTTAGCACCAACACCATGCCCAAGTGGCCCTTGGCGCAGCCGATGCGCTTTTTGGGCCACAACGGCGAAATCAACACGCTGCTGGGCAACATCAACTGGATGATGGCGCGGCAGGCTGATCTGCAGCATCCTGCTTGGGGCGATCGCATCGGTGACCTGCTGCCCGTCGTTGACCTGAACCGCAGTGACTCGGCCAACCTCGATAACGCGCTCGAGCTGTTGGTCAACTCGGGACGGACCCCGCAAGAAGCGCTGATGGTGATGGTGCCGGAAGCGTACAAGAATCAGCCAGAGCTGGCGAATCATCCGGAAATCGTTGATTTCTACGAGTTCTACAGCGGTTTGCAAGAGCCATGGGATGGCCCTGCACTGCTGGTCTTCAGTGACGGCAAGAAAGTTGGGGCCTGCCTCGATCGCAACGGGCTACGTCCCGCCCGCTACAGCATTACCGCTGACGGCTACATCGTCTTCGCTTCAGAAGCGGGGGTTGTCGATCTGCCGGTTGAAACAATCATCGAGAAAGGGCGTCTCGGTCCCGGTCAGATGATCGAAGTCGATCTCGAAACCAAAGAGGTCGTCAAAAACTGGGAGATCAAAAAACGGATCGCCAGTCAGCAGCCCTACGGTCAGTGGCTGCAAGAGCGTCAAGTGCTTGCCAGCCAAGATTTCGCAGAAGATCGCAGCCTGGGTGAGTTTGACTTACTACGACTGCAGACCGGCTTTGGCTATACCGCTGAAGACGTAGACATGGTCATCGAGGCCATGGCCAGCGATGGCAAAGAGCCCACCTTTTGCATGGGCGATGACATTCCCCTCGCAGTGCTCTCGAGCAAAGCGCGACTGCTCTACGACTACTTCAAGCAGCGCTTTGCCCAGGTGACCAACCCCGCGATCGACCCCCTGCGGGAAAGCCTCGTCATGTCGCTGAGCATGACGCTGGGGGCTCGCGACAATCTCCTGCAGGTTGGGCCCGAGTCGGCACGGCTGCTGAAGCTGGATTCACCGGTTCTCAACGAGGCTGAACTAGCACAGGTCAAGCAGTCTTCTCTCAAGGCAGCTGAGCTATCGACCCTGTATGCGATTGAACAGGGACCCGATGGTTTGCAAGCGGCGATCGCAGCACTCTGTGAGCAAGCAGAGCAAGCGGTCCAAGCTGGTCACCAAATCCTGATCCTGAGCGATCGCGCTGGCGAGGGGCTGGCTCCGCAGATCAGCTACATTCCGCCACTGCTCGCGGTTGGCTCAGTTCACCACCATCTGATCCGCAAAGGGCTGCGCATGAAAGCCTCGCTGGTGGTTGAGACTGCCCAATGTTGGAGCACCCACCACTTTGCCTGCCTCATTGGCTACGGCGCCAGCGCCGTCTGCCCATGGCTGGCTCTGGAAACCGTGCGCCACTGGTGGCATGCGCCCAAGACTCAAAGCTTGATGGAGCGCGGCAAAATTGCCCAAGTCAGCCTAGCGGGAGCCCAAGAAAACTTCCGTAAAGCAGTTGAGGCTGGACTGCTCAAAATCCTTTCGAAAATGGGGATCTCGCTCCTACCTAGCTACCACGGGGCACAAATCTTCGAAGCGATCGGCCTCAGCATGGAAGTGGTCGATCTCGCTTTCCGAGGCACGACTTCACGGTTGGGCGGTCTGACCTTGGCAGACGTTGCTCATGAGGTCATGAGCTTCCACTCCCGCGCCTTCCCCGAACTCAACCAGAAGAAACTCGAGAACTTTGGCTTCGTGCAGTACCGTCCCGGTGGCGAGTACCACATGAACAGTCCCGAGATGTCGAAAGCGCTGCACAAAGCGGTCGCTGCGGGCAAAAATTACGACCACTTTGAGGTCTACCGCAAGTATCTCGAAGAGCGTCCAGTCACAGCGTTGCGGGACTTGCTGCAGTTTGTCAGCGATCGCCCCTCAATTCCTCTGGAGGAAGTGGAATCGGTCGAGTTGATCGTGGAGCGCTTCTGCACGGGTGGTATGTCCCTCGGTGCGCTGTCGCGAGAAGCCCACGAGACTCTCGCGATCGCGATGAATCGACTGGGTGGCAAGTCCAACTCCGGCGAAGGTGGCGAAGATCCAGTTCGCTACAAAGTTCTCGGCGATGTTGACGCAGATGGCAACTCACCAACCTTGCCGCACCTACATGGTCTGCGTAATGGCGACACCGCCAGTTCAGCCATCAAGCAGATTGCCTCAGGTCGCTTTGGGGTCACCCCTGAATACCTGATGAGCGCCGATCAGCTGGAGATCAAAGTCTCGCAGGGTGCAAAACCGGGCGAAGGTGGACAGCTCCCAGGCAAAAAAGTCAGCCCCTACATCGCTTTCCTGCGCAACTCCAAACCCGGTGTTTCGCTCATTTCACCGCCGCCGCACCACGATATCTACTCGATCGAGGATTTGGCGCAGCTCATTTTTGACCTGCACCAGATCAATCCCAAGGCACAAGTCTCGGTCAAGCTAGTGGCCGAAATCGGGATCGGGACTGTGGCAGCGGGGGTCGCCAAGGCTAACGCAGACATCATCCAAGTCTCTGGCCATGACGGCGGTACGGGTGCTTCACCGCTCAGCTCGATCAAACATGCAGGCGGTCCTTGGGAATTGGGCTTAACTGAAGTCCATCGCGTTCTGATGGAAAACCAGCTGCGTCAGCGAGTGCTGCTGCGGGTGGATGGCGGTCTCAAGACCGGTTGGGACGTTGTGATGGCAGCCCTCATGGGTGCCGAAGAGTTTGGGTTTGGTTCGATCGCGATGATTGCGGAAGGCTGCATCATGGCGCGGGTCTGCCACACCAACAACTGCCCTGTCGGGGTCGCCACGCAGCAAGAGCAACTCCGCAAGCGTTTCACCGGCATTCCCGAGCATGTCGTCAACTTCTTCATCCTGATTGCTGAAGAAGTCCGCAGCATCTTGTCCAAACTGGGTTATCGCAGCCTGACGGAACTGACGGGTCGTACCGATCTGTTGGCTCCACGTCCTGACCTGAAGCTGACCAAGACTACAGCTCTTAACCTGGACTGTCTGATCAAGCTGCCGGATAGCCGCTCCGATCGCAGCTGGTTGGTGCATGACGATGTCCATAGCAATGGACCGGTACTGGATGATCAGCTCCTCACCAATCCGGCGTTGACTGCTGCGATCGCTAACCAAGGCTCCGTCAGCATCGACCAAGCGATCGTTAACACCGATCGTTCCGTAGGGGCACGCTTGGCAGGTTCCATTGCCCAGCGCTATGGCAACTACGGCTTTGAGGGGCAAATCACACTGAACTTCAGTGGCAGTGCTGGCCAAAGCTTTGGGGCCTTCAACATCAGTGGTGTCAGCCTCAACCTCGTGGGTGAAGCCAATGACTACGTTGGCAAAGGCATGAACGGCGGTGAGATCATCGTTCGGCCTGAAGCAGGCGTTCGCTTTGATCCCTCTCAGAGCAGCATCATCGGCAATACCTGTCTCTACGGTGCAACCGGTGGCAGTCTGTTTGCCAATGGCCGGGCTGGTGAGCGGTTTGGGGTTCGCAACTCCAAGGCGCAAGCCGTTGTGGAAGGTACTGGTGATCACTGCTGCGAATACATGACTGGCGGCACAATCGTGGTGCTCGGTCCCTGTGGCCGCAATGTCGGTGCTGGTATGACTGGTGGCTTGGCCTACTTCCTCGATGAGGATGAACAGTTCCCGAGCAAGGTCAATCCAGAGATTGTCAAACTGCAGCGGGTCTCGACCACAGCGGGCGAGCAACAGCTTAAGCAGCTGATCACTGCCCATGCTGACAAAACGGGTAGCCCGAAAGCTCAGCAAATCTTGCAGAACTGGGATCAGTTCCTGCCACAGTTCTGGCAAGTCGTGCCGCCGTCAGAGGCAGACACACCGGAAGTCAACCCCGCAGTCGCGAGTAAAGAGCTGACAGCCGTCTAG
- the fusA gene encoding elongation factor G has protein sequence MARSVPLEKVRNIGIAAHIDAGKTTTTERILFYSGVVHKIGEVHDGNAVTDWMEQERERGITITAAAISTSWKDYRVNIIDTPGHVDFTIEVERSMRVLDGVVAVFCSVGGVQPQSETVWRQADRYSVPRIVFVNKMDRTGADFFKVYGQIRDRVRANAVPIQIPIGAESDFQGIVDLVEMKAHIYTNDLGTDIQVTDIPAELQETAAEWRSKMVEAVAETDEALLDKYFEEGDLSVEDIKAGLRKGVLIQGNDRLVPMLCGSAFKNKGVQLLLDAVVELLPSPQDIPPIQGTLPDGETALRPSSDEAPFSALAFKIMADPYGRLTFVRVYSGVLQKGSYVYNATKGKKERVSRLIVLKADDRIEVDELRAGDLGAVLGLKDTFTGDTLCDDQNPIILESLFIPEPVISVAVEPKTKNDMEKLSKALQALSEEDPTFRVSVDSETNQTVIAGMGELHLEILVDRMLREYKVEANIGAPQVAYRETVRKAVKAEGKFVRQSGGKGQYGHVVIELEPAQPGTGFEFVSKIVGGTVPKEYVGPAEQGMRETCESGVLAGYPLIDIKATLVDGSYHDVDSSEMAFKIAGSMAIKEAVRKADPVLLEPVMKVEVEVPEDFLGSVMGNLISRRGQIEGQATTNGTATVSAKVPLAEMFGYATDLRSMTQGRGIFTMEFSQYEEVPRNVAETIIAKNKGNA, from the coding sequence GTGGCACGTTCCGTTCCGCTCGAAAAGGTTAGAAATATCGGTATTGCTGCCCACATTGATGCGGGCAAAACCACGACGACGGAGCGCATCCTGTTTTACTCAGGCGTCGTCCACAAGATTGGTGAAGTCCACGATGGTAATGCTGTTACCGACTGGATGGAGCAAGAGCGGGAGCGGGGCATCACGATCACCGCTGCTGCGATTAGTACCAGCTGGAAAGACTACCGCGTCAATATCATCGACACCCCGGGTCACGTTGACTTCACGATTGAAGTTGAACGCTCCATGCGGGTGCTCGACGGTGTTGTTGCTGTCTTCTGTTCGGTTGGTGGTGTGCAGCCCCAATCTGAAACCGTTTGGCGTCAAGCCGATCGCTACAGCGTGCCTCGGATCGTGTTCGTCAACAAGATGGACCGTACCGGCGCAGATTTCTTCAAGGTCTACGGCCAGATCCGCGATCGCGTCAGAGCGAACGCCGTTCCGATTCAAATTCCGATCGGGGCTGAGAGCGATTTCCAAGGCATTGTTGACCTTGTCGAAATGAAAGCTCACATCTACACCAACGATTTGGGTACCGACATTCAAGTCACCGACATCCCTGCAGAACTGCAGGAAACGGCGGCTGAATGGCGCTCCAAAATGGTTGAAGCGGTTGCCGAAACTGACGAAGCACTTCTCGATAAATACTTCGAAGAAGGCGACCTCAGTGTTGAGGACATCAAAGCTGGCCTGCGCAAAGGCGTGTTGATTCAAGGCAACGATCGCTTGGTCCCGATGCTTTGCGGTTCGGCCTTCAAAAACAAAGGCGTTCAGCTGTTGCTGGATGCAGTGGTTGAGCTGCTGCCTTCTCCCCAAGACATTCCGCCGATTCAAGGCACCTTGCCGGATGGCGAAACGGCGCTGCGTCCTTCCAGCGACGAAGCTCCTTTCTCTGCGCTGGCCTTCAAGATCATGGCCGATCCCTACGGTCGCCTGACCTTCGTTCGTGTCTACTCTGGCGTTCTGCAAAAAGGTAGCTACGTCTACAACGCCACTAAGGGTAAGAAAGAGCGGGTTTCGCGTCTGATCGTCCTCAAGGCTGATGACCGGATTGAGGTTGATGAGCTTCGTGCGGGCGACTTGGGTGCTGTCCTGGGTCTTAAAGATACCTTCACGGGCGACACCCTCTGCGACGACCAAAACCCAATCATTCTTGAGTCTCTGTTCATTCCAGAACCGGTGATTTCGGTTGCGGTTGAACCCAAAACCAAGAACGATATGGAAAAACTTTCGAAGGCGTTGCAGGCGCTTTCGGAAGAAGATCCGACCTTCCGCGTCTCGGTTGACTCTGAAACCAACCAAACGGTTATCGCCGGCATGGGCGAGCTCCACCTAGAAATTCTGGTGGATCGGATGCTGCGGGAGTACAAGGTTGAAGCCAACATTGGTGCTCCTCAGGTCGCCTACCGTGAGACAGTTCGTAAGGCTGTCAAAGCGGAAGGTAAGTTCGTCCGCCAGAGCGGTGGTAAGGGTCAGTACGGTCACGTTGTGATCGAACTGGAGCCGGCTCAGCCTGGCACTGGTTTCGAGTTTGTCTCCAAGATCGTCGGCGGTACGGTGCCGAAAGAGTACGTCGGTCCTGCCGAGCAGGGGATGAGAGAAACCTGCGAATCGGGCGTCTTGGCGGGATACCCGCTCATCGACATCAAGGCAACCTTGGTCGATGGCTCGTATCACGACGTCGACTCGTCTGAGATGGCCTTTAAGATCGCTGGTTCCATGGCGATCAAAGAAGCCGTTCGGAAAGCCGACCCAGTTCTGCTGGAGCCGGTGATGAAGGTGGAAGTGGAAGTGCCGGAAGACTTCCTCGGTTCAGTGATGGGTAACCTGATCTCCCGCCGAGGCCAAATCGAAGGCCAAGCAACCACCAATGGCACGGCCACTGTTTCGGCCAAAGTGCCCCTGGCCGAGATGTTCGGCTATGCAACTGACCTGCGGTCGATGACCCAAGGTCGGGGCATCTTCACGATGGAGTTCAGTCAGTACGAGGAAGTTCCTCGGAATGTGGCTGAAACAATCATCGCCAAAAACAAAGGGAACGCTTAA
- a CDS encoding phosphodiester glycosidase family protein, with translation MKPVLGRGLIWLGCTVSSWGGLALPAAWLPTAVAQASAVVNQTGVQIQINGRAIAGAWAVEPASQGNFIWIEEAALRNGLGLELLPGLSTTRQAIRWFSDGRVAEGVEQVPARRQNSRRYLEVSTLARRSGWALAIQGNQLLIQLPAATLQNLRDGQQGANRRLVLDFDRPTPWEWDAISQQLRFDGSVPTQLAPNLQRYGIQAEQQGDRTSLRLPTGVGVRVSSLGSPDRIFIDWPATALLSPNLSPFPNSLNSSPSLLTPAPSQPSTPLQQRQVTVGGATFPVYVIQLDLRQPNVRLAPIWAGNGSLEGTQVLQAVARDRGAAIAINAGFFNRNNRLPLGAIRRDNIWYSGPILNRGAMAWNDQGEVLIDRLGLQETLQLSSGIRIPLVALNSGYVRAGAARYTDAWGSSYQTILDNEVVVTVQGDRVVSQSQAGKAGSNRFPIPRNGYLVVLRSANSLRSALTTGTTLQVQQQALPGQFERFPHALGGGPLLVKSGQVVVDPQGEGFSRAFAIEAAPRSAIGLLPDGSLILVAAHEQSQGRGPTLPQMAAIMQQLGVVDALNFDGGSSTSLIVNGQLVNRARGTAARVHNGLGVFLGPPAPASLR, from the coding sequence ATGAAACCTGTGCTCGGACGTGGACTGATCTGGCTCGGCTGCACGGTCAGTAGTTGGGGTGGGCTGGCATTGCCAGCGGCTTGGTTACCGACTGCAGTTGCTCAAGCCAGTGCGGTGGTCAATCAAACCGGGGTGCAGATCCAGATCAATGGCCGTGCGATCGCGGGGGCTTGGGCAGTGGAACCTGCTTCTCAGGGCAACTTTATCTGGATTGAAGAGGCCGCTCTGCGTAATGGTTTGGGCTTAGAACTCTTGCCGGGCTTGAGTACGACGCGCCAAGCAATTCGTTGGTTCTCGGATGGTCGGGTTGCGGAAGGGGTAGAACAGGTTCCCGCTCGTCGTCAAAACAGTCGCCGCTACTTAGAAGTTTCAACGTTGGCACGGCGCAGTGGCTGGGCCTTGGCAATCCAAGGGAATCAGTTGCTCATTCAGTTACCAGCGGCAACGTTGCAGAACCTGCGCGATGGTCAGCAGGGCGCTAACCGTCGGCTTGTCTTGGATTTCGATCGCCCAACTCCTTGGGAATGGGACGCGATTAGCCAACAGCTGCGCTTTGATGGCTCAGTCCCCACCCAATTGGCTCCCAATTTGCAGCGCTACGGGATTCAGGCTGAACAACAAGGCGATCGCACGAGTTTGCGATTACCCACGGGCGTAGGCGTGAGAGTCTCTAGCTTGGGATCGCCCGATCGCATCTTCATCGATTGGCCAGCGACAGCTCTCCTGAGTCCCAATCTCAGCCCCTTTCCCAATTCATTGAACTCGAGCCCATCTCTGCTGACGCCGGCGCCGTCACAGCCCAGTACACCACTCCAGCAACGCCAAGTCACAGTTGGGGGGGCAACTTTTCCGGTCTATGTCATTCAGCTGGACTTGCGCCAGCCTAATGTCCGTTTAGCGCCGATTTGGGCGGGGAATGGGTCGTTGGAGGGCACGCAGGTTCTACAGGCGGTAGCCCGCGATCGCGGAGCGGCGATCGCTATCAATGCAGGCTTTTTTAATCGCAATAATCGCCTACCACTGGGGGCCATTCGCCGCGATAACATCTGGTACTCCGGCCCAATCCTCAACCGCGGCGCGATGGCTTGGAACGATCAGGGCGAAGTCTTGATTGACCGGCTTGGCCTGCAAGAGACCCTGCAGCTCAGCTCAGGTATACGCATTCCCCTCGTTGCCCTCAACAGTGGCTATGTCCGAGCTGGCGCTGCCCGCTACACCGATGCCTGGGGTAGCAGCTACCAAACCATCCTTGACAACGAAGTCGTGGTAACTGTGCAGGGCGATCGCGTTGTGTCCCAGTCTCAGGCCGGCAAAGCAGGGAGCAACCGCTTTCCTATTCCGAGGAATGGTTATTTAGTCGTGCTGCGATCGGCAAATAGTTTGCGCAGTGCTTTGACAACGGGAACAACTCTTCAAGTCCAACAGCAAGCCCTACCGGGCCAATTTGAGCGGTTTCCCCATGCCCTCGGTGGCGGCCCCCTCTTGGTGAAGTCGGGCCAGGTGGTGGTCGATCCCCAAGGGGAAGGTTTCAGTCGCGCCTTTGCGATAGAAGCTGCGCCCCGCAGTGCGATCGGGTTGCTTCCTGACGGAAGCTTAATCCTAGTGGCGGCCCATGAGCAGAGCCAAGGCCGTGGCCCAACCCTCCCCCAAATGGCCGCGATCATGCAGCAGTTGGGGGTCGTCGATGCGCTCAATTTCGATGGTGGAAGTTCGACCTCTTTGATCGTCAATGGTCAACTAGTGAACCGAGCTCGGGGAACAGCTGCCCGCGTTCATAATGGTCTGGGAGTCTTTTTGGGCCCTCCTGCTCCAGCGAGTCTGCGATGA
- the rpsL gene encoding 30S ribosomal protein S12: MPTIQQLIRDEREKITKKTKSPALKNCPQRRGVCTRVYTTTPKKPNSALRKVARVRLTSGFEVTAYIPGIGHNLQEHSVVMIRGGRVKDLPGVRYHIIRGTLDTAGVKDRRQSRSKYGAKRPKA; the protein is encoded by the coding sequence ATGCCTACAATCCAGCAGCTGATTCGCGACGAACGCGAAAAAATCACCAAAAAGACCAAATCTCCCGCGCTGAAAAACTGCCCGCAACGTCGTGGCGTTTGTACTCGCGTCTACACCACGACCCCGAAAAAACCCAACTCCGCTCTGCGGAAAGTGGCACGGGTTCGCTTGACCTCTGGCTTTGAAGTCACGGCCTACATTCCGGGAATTGGCCACAACTTGCAAGAGCACTCAGTTGTGATGATTCGTGGCGGTCGGGTGAAGGACTTGCCCGGGGTGCGCTATCACATCATCCGCGGCACCCTCGACACCGCTGGTGTCAAAGACCGTCGTCAAAGCCGTTCCAAATACGGCGCTAAGCGTCCGAAGGCCTAG